One region of Oryzias latipes chromosome 6, ASM223467v1 genomic DNA includes:
- the LOC101162755 gene encoding uncharacterized protein LOC101162755, translated as MRFLWISCLLIGRISCLPQGGYDPSMFLYSGQAPSYEKPSAQSSGYSSPQGYYSAGTNTAGGSTDSTAPMWYSASYPEQEPAKPTYQRPAQSSGYGSYSGSGSQQSGSQGAQSGVPGSQHQVEQESWSSSSDDEEEPEFTPVSEEDQVYAFKSRSRYNQKRLLFSQFRYTPTEPRVPQEPVFPYPGKSHQGKGSAKGSR; from the exons ATGAG GTTTCTGTGGATTTCTTGTCTGCTCATTGGAAGAATTTCCTGTCTTCCTCAAGGAG gATACGATCCATCCATGTTTCTATACTCTGGACAAGCTCCATCCTACGAGAAGCCTTCTGCACAGTCCAGTGGCTACAGCAGTCCGCAAGGCTATTACAGTGCTGGCACCAACACTGCTGGAG GCTCTACGGACAGTACTGCTCCCATGTGGTACTCTGCTTCCTATCCTGAACAAGAGCCAGCCAAGCCAACTTATCAGAGACCTGCACAGTCCAGTGGTTATGGCAGCTactctggttctggatctcaACAATCTGGTTCCCAGGGTGCTCAGTCTGGAGTTCCAGGCAGCCAGCACCAGGTTGAACAGGAGAgctggagctcctcatctgacgACGAGGAAGAGCCAGAGTTCACTCCAGTGAGTGAGGAGGATCAAGTGTACGCTTTCAAGTCTCGCTCTCGCTACAACCAGAAACGGCTGCTGTTCAGTCAGTTCCGCTACACCCCAACAGAACCCCGTGTTCCTCAAGAACCAGTGTTCCCGTACCCCGGCAAGTCTCATCAGGGCAAAGGTTCAGCTAAAGGAAGCCGCTAA
- the LOC101162121 gene encoding pentatricopeptide repeat-containing protein At1g10270-like isoform X4, whose translation MRFLWISCLLIGSISCLPQGGYDPPMFLYSGQAPSYEKPSAQSSGYSSPQGYYSAGTNTAGGSTDSTAPMWYSASYPEQEPAKPTYQRPAQSSGYGSYSGSGSQQSGSQGAQAGAPGSQHQVEQESWSSSSDDEEEPEFTPVSEEDQVYAFKSRSRYNQKRLLFSQFRYTPTELRVPQEPVFPYPSKSHQGKGSAKGSR comes from the exons ATGAG GTTTCTGTGGATTTCTTGTCTGCTCATTGGAAGCATCTCCTGTCTTCCTCAAGGAG gATACGATCCACCCATGTTTCTATACTCTGGACAAGCTCCATCCTATGAGAAACCTTCTGCACAGTCCAGTGGCTACAGCAGTCCGCAAGGCTATTACAGTGCTGGCACCAACACTGCTGGAG GCTCTACAGACAGTACTGCTCCCATGTGGTACTCTGCTTCCTATCCTGAACAAGAGCCAGCCAAGCCAACTTATCAGAGACCTGCACAGTCCAGTGGTTATGGCAGCTactctggttctggatctcaACAGTCTGGTTCCCAGGGCGCTCAGGCTGGAGCTCCAGGCAGCCAGCACCAGGTTGAACAGGAGAgctggagctcctcatctgacgACGAGGAGGAGCCAGAGTTCACTCCAGTGAGTGAGGAGGATCAAGTGTACGCTTTCAAGTCTCGCTCTCGCTACAACCAGAAACGGCTGCTGTTCAGTCAGTTCCGCTACACCCCAACAGAACTGCGTGTTCCTCAAGAACCAGTGTTCCCATACCCCAGCAAGTCTCATCAGGGCAAAGGTTCAGCTAAAGGAAGCCGCTAA
- the LOC101162121 gene encoding uncharacterized protein LOC101162121 isoform X5 — protein MRFLWVSCLLIGSISCLPQGGYDPSMFLYSGQAPSYEKPSAQSSGYSSPQGYYSAGTNTAGGSSDSTAPMWYSASYPEQEPAKPTYQRPAQSSGYGSYSGSGSQQSGSQGSQSGAPGSQHQVEQESWSSSSDDEEEPEFTPVSEEDQVYAFKSRSRYNQKRLLFSQFRYTPTEPRVPQEPVFPYPSKSHQGKGSAKGSR, from the exons ATGAG GTTTCTGTGGGTTTCTTGTCTTCTCATTGGAAGCATCTCCTGTCTTCCTCAAGGAG gataCGATCCATCCATGTTTCTATACTCTGGACAAGCTCCATCCTATGAGAAACCTTCTGCACAGTCCAGTGGCTACAGCAGTCCGCAAGGCTATTACAGTGCTGGCACCAACACTGCTGGAG GCTCTTCAGACAGTACTGCTCCCATGTGGTACTCTGCTTCCTATCCTGAACAAGAGCCAGCCAAGCCAACTTATCAGAGACCTGCACAGTCCAGTGGTTATGGCAGCTactctggttctggatctcaACAGTCTGGTTCCCAGGGCTCTCAGTCTGGAGCTCCAGGCAGCCAGCACCAGGTTGAACAGGAGAgctggagctcctcatctgacgACGAGGAAGAGCCAGAGTTCACTCCAGTGAGTGAGGAGGATCAAGTGTACGCTTTCAAGTCTCGCTCTCGCTACAACCAGAAACGGCTGCTGTTCAGTCAGTTCCGCTACACCCCTACAGAACCGCGTGTTCCTCAAGAACCAGTGTTCCCATACCCCAGCAAGTCTCATCAGGGCAAAGGTTCAGCCAAAGGAAGCCGCTAA
- the LOC101162364 gene encoding uncharacterized protein LOC101162364 isoform X1, with product MGKLLSWFLWISCLLIGSISCLPQGGYDPSMFLYTGQAPSYEKPSAQSSGYSSPQGYYSAGTNTAGGSTDSTAPMWYSASYPEQEPAKPTYQRPAQSSGYGSYSGSGSQQSGSQGAQSGAPGSQHQVEQESWSSSSDDEEEPEFTPVSEEDQVYAIKSRSRYNQKRLLFSQFRYTPTEPRVPKEPVFPYPSKSHQGKGSAKGSR from the exons ATGGGTAAGCTTCTGAGTTG GTTTCTGTGGATTTCTTGTCTGCTCATTGGGAGCATCTCCTGTCTTCCTCAAGGAG GATACGATCCATCCATGTTTCTATACACTGGACAAGCTCCATCCTATGAGAAACCTTCTGCACAGTCCAGTGGCTACAGCAGTCCGCAAGGCTATTACAGTGCTGGCACCAACACTGCTGGAG GCTCTACAGACAGTACTGCTCCCATGTGGTACTCTGCTTCCTATCCTGAACAAGAGCCAGCCAAGCCAACTTATCAGAGACCTGCACAGTCCAGTGGTTATGGCAGCTactctggttctggatctcaACAGTCTGGTTCCCAGGGTGCTCAGTCTGGAGCTCCAGGCAGCCAGCACCAGGTTGAACAGGAGAgctggagctcctcatctgacgACGAGGAAGAGCCAGAGTTCACTCCAGTGAGTGAGGAGGATCAAGTGTACGCTATCAAGTCTCGCTCTCGCTACAACCAGAAACGGCTGCTGTTCAGTCAGTTCCGCTACACCCCAACAGAACCCCGTGTTCCTAAAGAACCAGTGTTCCCGTACCCCAGCAAGTCTCATCAGGGCAAAGGTTCAGCCAAAGGAAGCCGCTAA
- the LOC100049340 gene encoding uncharacterized protein LOC100049340 precursor (The RefSeq protein has 6 substitutions, 1 non-frameshifting indel compared to this genomic sequence): MRFLWISCLLIGSISCLPQGGYDPSMFLYTGQAPSYEKPSAQSSGYSSPQGYYSAGTNTAGGSTDNIAPMWYSASYPEQEPAKPTYQRPAQSSGYGSYSQQSGSQGAQSGVPGSQHQVEQESWSSSSDDEEEPEFTPVSEEDQVYAFKSRSRYNQKRLLFSQFRYTPTELRVPQEAVFPYPSKSHQGKGSAKGSR, encoded by the exons atgaG GTTTCTGTGGATTTCTTGTCTGCTCATTGGAAGAATCTCCTGTCTTCCTCAAGGAG gATACGATCCATCCATGTTTCTATACACTGGACAAGCTCCATCCTATGAGAAACCTTCTGCACAGTCCAGTGGCTACAGCAGTCCACAAGGCTATTACAGTGCTGGCACCAACACTGCTGGAG GCTCTACAGACAGTACTGCTCCCATGTGGTACTCTGCTTCCTATCCTGAACAAGAGCCAGCCAAGCCAACTTATCAGAGACCTGCACAGTCCAGTGGTTATGGCAGCTactctggttctggatctcaACAGTCTGGTTCCCAGGGTGCTCAGTCTGGAGCTCCAGGCAGCCAGCACCAGGTTGAACAGGAGAgctggagctcctcatctgacgACGAGGAAGAGCCAGAGTTCACTCCAGTGAGTGAGGAGGATCAAGTGTACGCTATCAAGTCTCGCTCTCGCTACAACCAGAAACGGCTGCTGTTCAGTCAGTTCCGCTACACCCCAACAGAACTGCGTGTTCCTCAAGAAGCAGTGTTCCCATACCCCAGCAAGTCACATCTAGGCAAAGGTTCAGCCAAAGGAAGCCGCT
- the LOC101162364 gene encoding uncharacterized protein LOC101162364 isoform X2: MRFLWISCLLIGSISCLPQGGYDPSMFLYTGQAPSYEKPSAQSSGYSSPQGYYSAGTNTAGGSTDSTAPMWYSASYPEQEPAKPTYQRPAQSSGYGSYSGSGSQQSGSQGAQSGAPGSQHQVEQESWSSSSDDEEEPEFTPVSEEDQVYAIKSRSRYNQKRLLFSQFRYTPTEPRVPKEPVFPYPSKSHQGKGSAKGSR, translated from the exons ATGAG GTTTCTGTGGATTTCTTGTCTGCTCATTGGGAGCATCTCCTGTCTTCCTCAAGGAG GATACGATCCATCCATGTTTCTATACACTGGACAAGCTCCATCCTATGAGAAACCTTCTGCACAGTCCAGTGGCTACAGCAGTCCGCAAGGCTATTACAGTGCTGGCACCAACACTGCTGGAG GCTCTACAGACAGTACTGCTCCCATGTGGTACTCTGCTTCCTATCCTGAACAAGAGCCAGCCAAGCCAACTTATCAGAGACCTGCACAGTCCAGTGGTTATGGCAGCTactctggttctggatctcaACAGTCTGGTTCCCAGGGTGCTCAGTCTGGAGCTCCAGGCAGCCAGCACCAGGTTGAACAGGAGAgctggagctcctcatctgacgACGAGGAAGAGCCAGAGTTCACTCCAGTGAGTGAGGAGGATCAAGTGTACGCTATCAAGTCTCGCTCTCGCTACAACCAGAAACGGCTGCTGTTCAGTCAGTTCCGCTACACCCCAACAGAACCCCGTGTTCCTAAAGAACCAGTGTTCCCGTACCCCAGCAAGTCTCATCAGGGCAAAGGTTCAGCCAAAGGAAGCCGCTAA
- the LOC101165054 gene encoding uncharacterized protein LOC101165054 isoform X3, with amino-acid sequence MNSSPHLLFRVWISCLLLGSISCSPPQGDLSEEPSSVSDRSNRQRLLQSSNMGGARDPGFRAHDFIPEFFQFWDPEIIEAASAGSSSPHQSAEESWSHAPDQEEPFFTDMNGHDPVFTLDSHSNYLRKRNIATKASFTPRGLNPKKRPWTSS; translated from the exons ATGAA CTCTTCTCCACATTTGCTTTTTAGGGTTTGGATATCCTGTCTGCTGCTTGGCAGCATCAGCTGTTCTCCTCCACAAGGAG ATTTGTCTGAGGAACCATCTTCTGTCTCTGACCGTTCCAACCGTCAAAGGCTCCTCCAGAGCAGCAACATGGGTGGTGCTAGAGATCCAGGTTTCCGGGCTCACGATTTCATCCCAGAGTTCTTTCAGTTTTGGGATCCAGAAATCATTGAAGCTGCCTCTGCAGGGAGCAGCAGCCCCCACCAGTCTGCAGAGGAGAGCTGGAGCCATGCTCCTGATCAGGAGGAGCCTTTCTTCACCGACATGAACGGTCATGATCCGGTCTTCACTCTGGACTCTCACTCAAACTACCTGCGAAAGAGGAACATTGCTACAAAGGCTAGCTTTACCCCGAGGGGGTTGAATCCCAAAAAAAGGCCGTGGACTTCATCCTGA
- the LOC101162121 gene encoding uncharacterized protein LOC101162121 isoform X2, translated as MGKLLSWFLWVSCLLIGSISCLPQGGYDPSMFLYSGQAPSYEKPSAQSSGYSSPQGYYSAGTNTAGGSSDSTAPMWYSASYPEQEPAKPTYQRPAQSSGYGSYSGSGSQQSGSQGSQSGAPGSQHQVEQESWSSSSDDEEEPEFTPVSEEDQVYAFKSRSRYNQKRLLFSQFRYTPTEPRVPQEPVFPYPSKSHQGKGSAKGSR; from the exons ATGGGTAAGCTTCTGAGTTG GTTTCTGTGGGTTTCTTGTCTTCTCATTGGAAGCATCTCCTGTCTTCCTCAAGGAG gataCGATCCATCCATGTTTCTATACTCTGGACAAGCTCCATCCTATGAGAAACCTTCTGCACAGTCCAGTGGCTACAGCAGTCCGCAAGGCTATTACAGTGCTGGCACCAACACTGCTGGAG GCTCTTCAGACAGTACTGCTCCCATGTGGTACTCTGCTTCCTATCCTGAACAAGAGCCAGCCAAGCCAACTTATCAGAGACCTGCACAGTCCAGTGGTTATGGCAGCTactctggttctggatctcaACAGTCTGGTTCCCAGGGCTCTCAGTCTGGAGCTCCAGGCAGCCAGCACCAGGTTGAACAGGAGAgctggagctcctcatctgacgACGAGGAAGAGCCAGAGTTCACTCCAGTGAGTGAGGAGGATCAAGTGTACGCTTTCAAGTCTCGCTCTCGCTACAACCAGAAACGGCTGCTGTTCAGTCAGTTCCGCTACACCCCTACAGAACCGCGTGTTCCTCAAGAACCAGTGTTCCCATACCCCAGCAAGTCTCATCAGGGCAAAG GTTCAGCTAAAGGAAGCCGCTAA
- the LOC101165054 gene encoding uncharacterized protein LOC101165054 isoform X2 — MKVWISCLLLGSISCSPPQGDGSSSLGLNHMWPFFLSPFSVGSDLSEEPSSVSDRSNRQRLLQSSNMGGARDPGFRAHDFIPEFFQFWDPEIIEAASAGSSSPHQSAEESWSHAPDQEEPFFTDMNGHDPVFTLDSHSNYLRKRNIATKASFTPRGLNPKKRPWTSS; from the exons ATGAA GGTTTGGATATCCTGTCTGCTGCTTGGCAGCATCAGCTGTTCTCCTCCACAAGGAG ATGGATCGAGCAGTCTAGGACTGAACCACATGTGGCCGTTCTTCCTTTCACCTTTTTCTGTTGGATCAGATTTGTCTGAGGAACCATCTTCTGTCTCTGACCGTTCCAACCGTCAAAGGCTCCTCCAGAGCAGCAACATGGGTGGTGCTAGAGATCCAGGTTTCCGGGCTCACGATTTCATCCCAGAGTTCTTTCAGTTTTGGGATCCAGAAATCATTGAAGCTGCCTCTGCAGGGAGCAGCAGCCCCCACCAGTCTGCAGAGGAGAGCTGGAGCCATGCTCCTGATCAGGAGGAGCCTTTCTTCACCGACATGAACGGTCATGATCCGGTCTTCACTCTGGACTCTCACTCAAACTACCTGCGAAAGAGGAACATTGCTACAAAGGCTAGCTTTACCCCGAGGGGGTTGAATCCCAAAAAAAGGCCGTGGACTTCATCCTGA
- the LOC101165054 gene encoding uncharacterized protein LOC101165054 isoform X4 — protein sequence MKVWISCLLLGSISCSPPQGDLSEEPSSVSDRSNRQRLLQSSNMGGARDPGFRAHDFIPEFFQFWDPEIIEAASAGSSSPHQSAEESWSHAPDQEEPFFTDMNGHDPVFTLDSHSNYLRKRNIATKASFTPRGLNPKKRPWTSS from the exons ATGAA GGTTTGGATATCCTGTCTGCTGCTTGGCAGCATCAGCTGTTCTCCTCCACAAGGAG ATTTGTCTGAGGAACCATCTTCTGTCTCTGACCGTTCCAACCGTCAAAGGCTCCTCCAGAGCAGCAACATGGGTGGTGCTAGAGATCCAGGTTTCCGGGCTCACGATTTCATCCCAGAGTTCTTTCAGTTTTGGGATCCAGAAATCATTGAAGCTGCCTCTGCAGGGAGCAGCAGCCCCCACCAGTCTGCAGAGGAGAGCTGGAGCCATGCTCCTGATCAGGAGGAGCCTTTCTTCACCGACATGAACGGTCATGATCCGGTCTTCACTCTGGACTCTCACTCAAACTACCTGCGAAAGAGGAACATTGCTACAAAGGCTAGCTTTACCCCGAGGGGGTTGAATCCCAAAAAAAGGCCGTGGACTTCATCCTGA
- the LOC100049339 gene encoding uncharacterized protein LOC100049339 precursor (The RefSeq protein has 7 substitutions compared to this genomic sequence), translated as MRFLWISCLLIGSISCLPQGGYDPSLFLYTGQAPSYEKPSAQSSGYSSPQGYYSAGTNTAGGSTDSTAPMWYSASYPEQEPAKPTYQRPAQSSGYGSYSGSGSQQSGSQGAQSGVPGSQHQVEQESWSSSSDDEEEPEFTPVSEEDQVYAFKSRSRYNQKRLLFSQFRYTPTEPRVPQEPVFPYPGKSHQGKGSAKGRR; from the exons ATGAG GTTTCTGTGGGTTTCTTGTCTGCTCATTGGAAGCATCTCCTGTCTTCCTCAAGGAG GATACGATCCACCCATGTTTCTATACACTGGACAAGCTCCATCCTATGAGAAACCTTCTGCACAGTCCAGTGGCTACAGCAGTCCGCAAGGCTATTACAGTGCTGGCACCAACACTGCTGGAG GCTCTACAGACAGTACTGCTCCCATGTGGTACTCTGCTTCCTATCCTGAACAAGAGCCAGCCAAGCCAACTTATCAGAGACCTGCACAGTCCAGTGGTTATGGCAGCTactctggttctggatctcaACAGTCTGGTTCCCAGGGCTCTCAGTCtggcactccaggcagccagcACCAGGTTGAACAGGAGAgctggagctcctcatctgacgACGAGGAAGAGCCAGAGTTCACTCCAGTGAGTGAGGAGGATCAAGTGTACGCTTTCAAGTCTCGCTCTCGCTACAACCAGAAACGGCTGCTGTTCAGTCAGTTCCGCTACACCCCAACAGAACCCCGTGTTCCTCAAGAACCAGTGTTCCCATACCCCAGCAAGTCTCATCAGGGCAAAGGTTCAGCCAAAGGAAGCCGCTAA
- the LOC101164475 gene encoding corneodesmosin-like, with product MRFLWISCLLIGSISCLPQGGYDPSMFLYSGQAPSYEKPSAQSSGYSSPQGYYSAGTNTAGGSTDSTAPMWYSASYPEQEPAKPTYQRPAQSSGYGSYSGSGSQQSGSQGSQSGTPGSQRQVEQESWSSSSDDEEEPEFTPVSEEDQVYAFKSRSRYNQKRLLFSQFRYTPTEPRVPQEPVFPYPSKSHQGKGSAKGSR from the exons atgaG GTTTCTGTGGATTTCTTGTCTGCTCATTGGCAGCATCTCCTGTCTTCCTCAAGGAG gataTGATCCATCCATGTTTCTATACTCTGGACAAGCTCCATCCTATGAGAAACCTTCTGCACAGTCCAGTGGCTACAGCAGTCCGCAAGGCTATTACAGTGCTGGCACCAACACTGCTGGAG GCTCTACAGACAGTACTGCTCCCATGTGGTACTCTGCTTCCTATCCTGAACAAGAGCCAGCCAAGCCAACTTATCAGAGACCTGCACAGTCCAGTGGTTATGGCAGCTactctggttctggatctcaACAGTCTGGTTCCCAGGGCTCTCAGTCtggcactccaggcagccagcGCCAGGTTGAACAGGAGAgctggagctcctcatctgacgACGAGGAAGAGCCAGAGTTCACTCCAGTGAGTGAGGAGGATCAAGTGTACGCTTTCAAGTCTCGCTCTCGCTACAACCAGAAACGGCTGCTGTTCAGTCAGTTCCGCTACACCCCAACAGAACCGCGTGTTCCTCAAGAACCAGTGTTCCCGTACCCCAGCAAGTCCCATCAGGGCAAAGGTTCAGCTAAAGGAAGCCGCTAA
- the LOC101162121 gene encoding pentatricopeptide repeat-containing protein At1g10270-like isoform X3: MRFLWISCLLIGSISCLPQGGYDPPMFLYSGQAPSYEKPSAQSSGYSSPQGYYSAGTNTAGGSTDSTAPMWYSASYPEQEPAKPTYQRPAQSSGYGSYSGSGSQQSGSQGAQAGAPGSQHQVEQESWSSSSDDEEEPEFTPVSEEDQVYAFKSRSRYNQKRLLFSQFRYTPTELRVPQEPVFPYPSKSHQGKGSAKGSR, encoded by the exons atgaG GTTTCTGTGGATTTCTTGTCTGCTCATTGGAAGCATCTCCTGTCTTCCTCAAGGAG gATACGATCCACCCATGTTTCTATACTCTGGACAAGCTCCATCCTATGAGAAACCTTCTGCACAGTCCAGTGGCTACAGCAGTCCGCAAGGCTATTACAGTGCTGGCACCAACACTGCTGGAG GCTCTACAGACAGTACTGCTCCCATGTGGTACTCTGCTTCCTATCCTGAACAAGAGCCAGCCAAGCCAACTTATCAGAGACCTGCACAGTCCAGTGGTTATGGCAGCTactctggttctggatctcaACAGTCTGGTTCCCAGGGCGCTCAGGCTGGAGCTCCAGGCAGCCAGCACCAGGTTGAACAGGAGAgctggagctcctcatctgacgACGAGGAGGAGCCAGAGTTCACTCCAGTGAGTGAGGAGGATCAAGTGTACGCTTTCAAGTCTCGCTCTCGCTACAACCAGAAACGGCTGCTGTTCAGTCAGTTCCGCTACACCCCAACAGAACTGCGTGTTCCTCAAGAACCAGTGTTCCCATACCCCAGCAAGTCTCATCAGGGCAAAGGTTCAGCTAAAGGAAGCCGCTAA
- the LOC101165054 gene encoding uncharacterized protein LOC101165054 isoform X1 has product MNSSPHLLFRVWISCLLLGSISCSPPQGDGSSSLGLNHMWPFFLSPFSVGSDLSEEPSSVSDRSNRQRLLQSSNMGGARDPGFRAHDFIPEFFQFWDPEIIEAASAGSSSPHQSAEESWSHAPDQEEPFFTDMNGHDPVFTLDSHSNYLRKRNIATKASFTPRGLNPKKRPWTSS; this is encoded by the exons ATGAA CTCTTCTCCACATTTGCTTTTTAGGGTTTGGATATCCTGTCTGCTGCTTGGCAGCATCAGCTGTTCTCCTCCACAAGGAG ATGGATCGAGCAGTCTAGGACTGAACCACATGTGGCCGTTCTTCCTTTCACCTTTTTCTGTTGGATCAGATTTGTCTGAGGAACCATCTTCTGTCTCTGACCGTTCCAACCGTCAAAGGCTCCTCCAGAGCAGCAACATGGGTGGTGCTAGAGATCCAGGTTTCCGGGCTCACGATTTCATCCCAGAGTTCTTTCAGTTTTGGGATCCAGAAATCATTGAAGCTGCCTCTGCAGGGAGCAGCAGCCCCCACCAGTCTGCAGAGGAGAGCTGGAGCCATGCTCCTGATCAGGAGGAGCCTTTCTTCACCGACATGAACGGTCATGATCCGGTCTTCACTCTGGACTCTCACTCAAACTACCTGCGAAAGAGGAACATTGCTACAAAGGCTAGCTTTACCCCGAGGGGGTTGAATCCCAAAAAAAGGCCGTGGACTTCATCCTGA
- the LOC101162121 gene encoding uncharacterized protein LOC101162121 isoform X1, which produces MGKLLSWFLWVSCLLIGSISCLPQGGYDPSMFLYSGQAPSYEKPSAQSSGYSSPQGYYSAGTNTAGGSSDSTAPMWYSASYPEQEPAKPTYQRPAQSSGYGSYSGSGSQQSGSQGSQSGAPGSQHQVEQESWSSSSDDEEEPEFTPVSEEDQVYAFKSRSRYNQKRLLFSQFRYTPTEPRVPQEPVFPYPSKSHQGKGSAKGSR; this is translated from the exons ATGGGTAAGCTTCTGAGTTG GTTTCTGTGGGTTTCTTGTCTTCTCATTGGAAGCATCTCCTGTCTTCCTCAAGGAG gataCGATCCATCCATGTTTCTATACTCTGGACAAGCTCCATCCTATGAGAAACCTTCTGCACAGTCCAGTGGCTACAGCAGTCCGCAAGGCTATTACAGTGCTGGCACCAACACTGCTGGAG GCTCTTCAGACAGTACTGCTCCCATGTGGTACTCTGCTTCCTATCCTGAACAAGAGCCAGCCAAGCCAACTTATCAGAGACCTGCACAGTCCAGTGGTTATGGCAGCTactctggttctggatctcaACAGTCTGGTTCCCAGGGCTCTCAGTCTGGAGCTCCAGGCAGCCAGCACCAGGTTGAACAGGAGAgctggagctcctcatctgacgACGAGGAAGAGCCAGAGTTCACTCCAGTGAGTGAGGAGGATCAAGTGTACGCTTTCAAGTCTCGCTCTCGCTACAACCAGAAACGGCTGCTGTTCAGTCAGTTCCGCTACACCCCTACAGAACCGCGTGTTCCTCAAGAACCAGTGTTCCCATACCCCAGCAAGTCTCATCAGGGCAAAGGTTCAGCCAAAGGAAGCCGCTAA